The genomic interval TCGGAATTTTTCTCTACGTCGCGGCATTGGCGAGCCGCCGCCAAGCGACGTTGCGGGAGACTGTTGCGAAGATCAGGATCCAAGACATGATGGTGACCACGGTGGTTTCCATTCCAGCCGAGACTACATTGGATCAGGCTGTGAATCGGTATTTCCAAGCCTATGGCTACGGAGGATTTCCTGTCGTGGACGATCGGCGTCTGATCGGACTGGTGACCGTGGCTGACATTCAGGCGGTACCGGTGGCCATGTGGTCCTGGCGTCGGGTGGATCAGGTGATGCGGCCTTTCTCGGATTCGATGGTCGTTACGCCCGATGTTCCTGCGGTCCAGGCAATGGGGCGCATGGCTCGTGAGGGGTGGGATCAACTCATCGTCGTGCACAATGGAGAAATTGTCGGGCTTGTCACGCATTCAGCCATCGTTCATTTTCTGCAGTTGCGCGGGGCGTCCAGTCGGTGATTCTCGGTAGGCACTTTCATTATTGTCGTCGCAATGGTTCCGTTAACGGCCATCAACCGGTGTCGGAGGCGATGGCCAAGGCATCTGCTTGAGGTTGTGCGCGACAATGCCGCCGAAGAGGAGCAGTCCAGCGGAATAATAGACCCAGAGTAATAAGAGCACGACCTCGAGCAAAGATCCATAGAGCCGCGCATAGACCGTCGCAAAATCCCCATAATTGATAAACAAGAGCTTGGCGGCAACCCACAGCAGGCCGAACGTCAAGGCGCCGGCCATGGCGTCTCGCCACCGTGGACGACGTCGGGGCACAAGACGGTAGAGCAGGCTGACCGTCAAGAATGCGAGCGCAAAGGGGAGCGTGTAGGTGAGATGAAAATCGTGCGCGGCTAAGGCGACAAGGTCCAACCCCCAGAGCCGAGGTGCGTAGGCCGTCAACAAGGTCATGGTTTGGGTGGCCACGTAAGAAAGGAACAGCAGGAGGCCGGTGGATCCCAGTAACGCAATGGAAATTGCCGTGGAAATGAGCGGGTGACGCTTTTGCGTGCTTTGAAACACGACATTGAGTGCATAGTCGAGCTCATAGAAAACGAGTCCGCCAAACCAGAAAAAAGACAGCAGCACAATCCAGCGAACACTGTCCAAAGAACTGATCCGATGAAGTTCTTGCGCCAACCGCTCCCCTAACGATGGAAGAAAACCCTTCAGGAAACTGAGCAGGAACTGCTCCCCGATCACGTTCTGGCTCACCAGGAAACTCACTCCATAGAGGAGGAGGAAAACCAGGGGAAACAAGGAGAGCAGCGAGAAAAACGCCAACGCCGCAGCGAGGCTTGGGCACCCGTGGCGCAAAAACGATGTGACCGCCTCACTCAGAAATCGGAGGACATGCATAAGGTCCTGCCAGCCAATAGTCGGAATACGGATGGTCTTACTTCAGCGTCAATACGGCATGCAGCGCGAGATTGACGAGTGGGTTGGGGTAGATGCCGAAAATCACCACTCCGGCGACGGCGCAGGCTAGAACAATGGAAAGGGCTGGGGACATGACCAACCGAGGAACAGGATCCGTTCCATCACGAGGCTCCCGCATATACATGACCATGACGATCCGGAGATAGTAATACGCTGAGATGGCAGCAAATATGAGGGCAATGACCGCCAACCAGGCCATGCCGGCTTCAACGGCGGATCTGAAGACGTATAATTTTCCGATAAAGCCCGCGGTCGGGGGAAGGCCAGCCAGAGAAATCATGAAGACCAGCATGAGAAGCGCCGCGAGAGGATGGCGTTTGGCCAGGCCAGTGAAATCCTCGATCTCCTCACCCTCAATCGTCCCTTTTCGGAGCATTGCGACAATGGCGAATGCACCGAATGTCATGAATGTGTACAAGGCGATATAGAGCAGAACGCTCGCAATACCCGACGAGTGCTCCACGCGTCCAGCGGCGACTACACCAATGAGCGCATAGCCGGCATGTGCAATGCTTGAATAGGCCAGCATCCGCTTGATATTCGTCTGGACCAGGGCGACGACGTTCCCCACGACGAGAGTGGCAAGACAGAGTAAGAGAAAGATCGCAGACCAGTTGGCTTTGAGCCCACCCAACCCTTCCACAAATACACGGAGAAACGCGCCGAAACTGGCGGCCTTGGATGCCACGGCCATGAACGCCGTGACAGAAGTCGGGGCACCCTGATAGACGTCCGGTGTCCACATATGAAACGGGACGACGGCCAGTTTGAACCCGAATCCCACTGCCAACAGGATTGTTGAAAACAGCAGCAGTGGGTCAGTGAACCCCTGGGTCGTAATAGCCGAGGCAATCGCTGGGAGTTTTGTGCTACCGGTCGCTCCATAGAGTAGCGAGATGCCATAGAGGAGGATCCCGGAGGAAAAGGCACCCAATACAAAGTATTTTGCCGAGGCTTCAAGCGAGCGAGGTTCTTCCCGCTTGAGACCAGCCATGACGTAGAGGGAGAGCGACATCAATTCCGTCCCGAGATAGATCGTCAACAAGTCGGCGGCGGAGACCATGACCATCATGCCGGACAGCGAGAGCAGAATGAAGCCATAGTACTCACCAAAATACAGCCGCTCCTCCTTTAAGTAGGAGTGGGAGAGTAAGATTGTCAGTCCTGTGACGAAGTACAAGAGCAGTTTCCAGAAAGCACCATAGGCGTCGATGATGACAAGACCACTAAAGATCGAGGTGGCTGTTCCCATTTGGGAGGCCGTGAGACCCATACAAATGGCAATCGTTCCCAGGCTGAGCCATACCAAGCTATCCTTATCGGATGCGCGAAGCACCGGGTCGAGGACGAGCACAATACAGGCGGCGGTGATGACCAGTAACTCGGGGAGGACGAGAAAAAGGTCTGCGGGAGAAAAGGTCATGGCCGCTCTCCCTGCTGTTCCATGAGTCGTAGGCTGTCGATGGGACGAGCGGGTTGAACGTGGACCCTGTCGAGCGCCATCATCAGGTCGTTCTTCTGCCAGGATGTGGACTGGCCTGGAACAGCATGAGTGGAAGTCTGTTGATGGGAAGAGGGAAGGACGCGAGCGATGATCTGATCGACGCTGGCGTGCATCCGACTGAGCAGAGGGTTGGGAAACAGGCCAATCGCAAAGATCAGGACCGCCAGAGGTAACAGCGTTGCCATTTCTCGTGCG from Nitrospira sp. carries:
- a CDS encoding YihY/virulence factor BrkB family protein; protein product: MHVLRFLSEAVTSFLRHGCPSLAAALAFFSLLSLFPLVFLLLYGVSFLVSQNVIGEQFLLSFLKGFLPSLGERLAQELHRISSLDSVRWIVLLSFFWFGGLVFYELDYALNVVFQSTQKRHPLISTAISIALLGSTGLLLFLSYVATQTMTLLTAYAPRLWGLDLVALAAHDFHLTYTLPFALAFLTVSLLYRLVPRRRPRWRDAMAGALTFGLLWVAAKLLFINYGDFATVYARLYGSLLEVVLLLLWVYYSAGLLLFGGIVAHNLKQMPWPSPPTPVDGR
- a CDS encoding NADH-quinone oxidoreductase subunit N, which encodes MTFSPADLFLVLPELLVITAACIVLVLDPVLRASDKDSLVWLSLGTIAICMGLTASQMGTATSIFSGLVIIDAYGAFWKLLLYFVTGLTILLSHSYLKEERLYFGEYYGFILLSLSGMMVMVSAADLLTIYLGTELMSLSLYVMAGLKREEPRSLEASAKYFVLGAFSSGILLYGISLLYGATGSTKLPAIASAITTQGFTDPLLLFSTILLAVGFGFKLAVVPFHMWTPDVYQGAPTSVTAFMAVASKAASFGAFLRVFVEGLGGLKANWSAIFLLLCLATLVVGNVVALVQTNIKRMLAYSSIAHAGYALIGVVAAGRVEHSSGIASVLLYIALYTFMTFGAFAIVAMLRKGTIEGEEIEDFTGLAKRHPLAALLMLVFMISLAGLPPTAGFIGKLYVFRSAVEAGMAWLAVIALIFAAISAYYYLRIVMVMYMREPRDGTDPVPRLVMSPALSIVLACAVAGVVIFGIYPNPLVNLALHAVLTLK